CGCCGCGCTGAGTGCCGGCACACCCCCCGCTCCACCCATGCACCCATCCCACACGAAAGACACAGCCATGTCCGGGCAGCAACGCCGCGACCTCGACGCGATGCTCCGGCACGCCCCACTCGACGTCGGAGGGGACGTAGCCGAAGCGCGCACCGTCTTCCACGAGATGATGACCTCGATACCCCTGCCTCCCGATGTCACGACCACCCCCGGGCAGCTCGGCTGCGTTCCCGTCGTCACCGTCGACACTCCCGGAAGCGACCCGGCCGACGTGCTCCTGTACTTCCACGGCGGCGCGTACGCCATCGGCTCCGCGGCAGACGCGGCGAGCCTGGCCGCCGACGTGTCCCGGCGCTGCGGCGCCCGTGCCGTCTGCGTCGACTACCGGCTGGCCCCCGAGAACCCGTTCCCCGCGGCCGTCGACGACTCCGTGGCCGCGTACAGCGCGCTGCTCGACCAGGGCATCCCCGGCGACCGGATCGCCTTTGTCGGCGAGTCCGCAGGCGGCGGTCTCACCGTCGCCACACTGGTCGCCCTCAGGGACGCTGGCCTGCCCCAGCCCTCGTCCGCCACTGTGTTCTCGCCCTGGGCCGACCTCACGGTGTCCGGCGCCAGCGCGACCAGCAAGGCCCACCTCGACCCCGCACTGACCCCGCAGGCCCTGCGCACCCGAGCCCGCGACTACCTCGGGCAAACAGCCGGCACCGAGCCGCTGGCCAGCCCGGCTTTCGCCGACCTGACGGGCCTGCCACCGCTGCTCATTCAGGTGGGCTCGCACGAGATCCTGCTGGACGACGCCGTACGACTGGCCTCCCGCGCCGCCGACCACGACGTTCAGGTCGAACTCCAGGTCTGGCCCCAAGTCCCGCACGTCTTCCAGGCGTTCGCCGTGATGCTCGACGAAGCCGGCGAGGCGCTGCGGTCCGCCGCCGCCTTCGTCCGGGCCCACTGGGCCACCACCAAGAGCCCCACCGAGGCCGCGCCGGTCACCTCGCTCTCGTCGTGACCGCGACTGTCTTCCGCGCTCCGGAAAGGCTTGGAGAGGAACCGTTATGGTCGATGTGAATGTAGCCCCCTTCGAGACCGAGGTCCGCACCCGCGCGGGAGATCTCGTCCGCGCCGATGTCTACCTCCCCGCCGACAGAGAGGGGCCGTTCCCGGTCGTTCTCGGCGCCTCCCCGTACCAGAAGGCGCTGCGCCACCTGCCCGCGCACCCGGTGTTCCCGTTC
The genomic region above belongs to Streptomyces sp. CG1 and contains:
- a CDS encoding alpha/beta hydrolase, with translation MSGQQRRDLDAMLRHAPLDVGGDVAEARTVFHEMMTSIPLPPDVTTTPGQLGCVPVVTVDTPGSDPADVLLYFHGGAYAIGSAADAASLAADVSRRCGARAVCVDYRLAPENPFPAAVDDSVAAYSALLDQGIPGDRIAFVGESAGGGLTVATLVALRDAGLPQPSSATVFSPWADLTVSGASATSKAHLDPALTPQALRTRARDYLGQTAGTEPLASPAFADLTGLPPLLIQVGSHEILLDDAVRLASRAADHDVQVELQVWPQVPHVFQAFAVMLDEAGEALRSAAAFVRAHWATTKSPTEAAPVTSLSS